The Chitinophagaceae bacterium nucleotide sequence TGAGGTAATGATAAATAACAGGATTAAAATTTTCAAAGTGTCATATACAAAAAAATTAAGAGCGTCTCCTAATTTACTATGAGTTGCAATGCCAAAAACAGAATATATAAGCCAGTCAGCGAAAGTTTGTACCCAGTCGAACATGATTGTAATTTTAGTTTAGCAACAGGCACTGCCATCACTGTTGGGTGAATCGCAGCAGGAGCTGTTGTCAGATGGTGTTTTTGCAGTTGAAGTACTGCAACAACCGCTGTTTGTATTTGTTCCCAATACAGTAGTTGTATCCCCTTTGGTTGGAAACCCTTTTTGAGCCCAACGGATAATTCCATGCTGCATGTTAACCACTTTGCCCGGATCATATCCGTTATTCAGTAAGAAACCTGCTGCCCGTAAACTTCTGCCACCGCCACGGCAAACCATTACAAGATCTTTATCGAACGGCAATTCAGTGTAACGAACCTCAAATTCACTCAGTGGTATATTAACAATAGCAGGAACATCATAAGCAAGTTGTTCCACTTCATCTCTTTCTCTTACATCAACCAACAATGCGCCTTTCTTTACCCACGACTGTGTTGTGGTTGGGCATATTTCATTTACCATAGTTTGTTTTGTTTCCATGTTCATTGGTTTATTGTTTCAGTAATTGTTTAATTTCATTTACATCAGCTATGCGGCCTTTTACTTTTGCTACATCATCAATCATCAGCACAGGTGTGGTCAATACATTGTACTTCATCATTTCTTCTATGTCTTCAATCTTCGTAACATCAGCTTCAATGCCTGTTTGTTTCAAAGCTTCCAGTACATTGTTGTAAGTGGTCTTGCATTTAGGGCAACCGGGGCCTAATACTTTAATATTCATTTTCATTGTTGTAAAGTTTATTTATGAGGTAATAATAATTTAACCGGCTCAGCTTCATCAAACGAAATTATTTCCAGATGGCCGGCCTGATATCTGTTCCATAACCTGTAGTGAATATGCAGATAGCTGTCGTGATGTGTAAATATGGTTTGATGATGCTGTGAATAAAATCCCAGCATCTGTGCTTTCTGATGGCTGAACGTATTGATCTGTTTTGCTTCCTTTAATGTTTCAGGATTAATTGTTGTTACAGAGCTGTCTTTAAACATAATATGACCACTTCCTTCTTTTACTTTGCCAAACAGCAGGAAAGGAAATGCCGTTGCTGTGTCTGTACCATGCTGATGGGCTGCATTTGTTACAGCAGTTTCAAGTTCTCTCATTGAACTGATTTTTCGAGTAAGGACAATCGTGTCCCACTCAGCCACATCCGCATAAACCAGGAAAATTGCTTTCAGGTCTTTTACATCTCTTAACAGGAAAGGTTTTTTCTCCGTTGTAATTGCAGCAACAAAAGATCTGCTGTCCCATACAATGATTTCGCCCCGTAAATTTTCCACCGGACCAATTGCATACAAATGTTTTGCATTGATGGTATCAACTAAAATGGCCGCATCGGTTCTTCCTTCCTGGCCGATCTTACTCATTTTGCCACTGTACTTCACAACTGGCTGTTGCGCAAAACCAACCTGGGCCAGAAAAAAGAAAATCAATATAGATAATGTATGCTTCATGCTGTTTTCGGTAAATGGGGTAAAATTGTTATTCAAAAAAAGTTGCAAAAACTTTCTTTGCTTCATCCCATGCTTTTTGGTTAATACAGTATTTAACTCTTGGAGGCATCACATCTCCCTGAATCAACCCCGCATCTTTCAACTCTTTCAGATGTTGGGAGATGGTTGATTGAGCCATTGGAATTTCTTCCGTTAGCTGGCCGGTAAAACAACAGGCCTGCTTTTCAAGAAAATTCAGAATCCGAATCCTGATGGGGTGTGACAGTGCTTTTGCATACCTGGCAAGTGCTTCTTCTTTAGCCGTGTAATTGATTTCGGTGGTTGTACGTTGCATAGTCTTAAGTTGTTCATCGCAAATGAACGATGATTAAATAAGATAGACTATGACTTTTGTCACGGAGCGGAATGATACCCAACATAAACTTCCGGATTATTCGAAAATCCTATTGATATTAGTTTTTTTGCTGATTCTCATCATTTCCTCCCTTTTTGGTGTCAGGTACTTTTATCCCTTCAAAATAACCAATTATTATGGACACAAATAAAAGCGTCGAAGTAATACCAGCCAAGCCCGAAGTAGAGGTAATGGACGGTAACGAAGCAGCTGCCTATATTGCTTACAAATGCAATGAGGTTTGCGCAATTTATCCAATTACTCCTTCTTCTAACATGGGCGAATGGGCCGATGAGTGGAGTGCAAAAGACATCAAAAACATTTTCGGTCAGGTGCCCCGAATCATGGAAATGCAGAGTGAAGCAGGTGCCGCAGGTGCCATTCACGGAGCATTACAGGGCGGTGCATTAGCATCTACTTTCACTGCATCGCAGGGTTTGCTGCTGATGATTCCCAATATGTACAAAATTGCGGGTGAGTTAACTCCAACCGTATTTCATATTGCTGCCAGGAGCTTAGCTACTCATGCCTTGTCCATCTTTGGTGATCACAGTGATGTGATGGCCGTAAGAGCAACAGGGTTTTCGATGTTATTTGGCAATAATGCACAGGAAGCAATGGATATGGCGCTGATTGCACAGGCTGCAACGCTGAAATCCAGAGTTCCTTTCATGAATATATTTGACGGCTTCCGTACTTCACATGAACTTTCACAGGTTGAAATCATTCCTGATGAAGTAATTAAAGCTATGATGGATGACAAGGCAATTACTGACCATCGTGACAGGGCCTTATCTCCCAACAATCCATTTATCCGTGGTACTGCTCAAAACCCTGATGTGTTTTTCCAGAACAGGGAAGCAGCCAATCCTTATTATGAAAAAGTTCCCGGCATTGTTCAGGCAGAAATGGACAAGTTCTATGAACTGACCGGCAGAAGATATAACCTCTTTGATTATTACGGACATCCGCATCCAGATCGTTTGATCATTATCATCGGTTCTGGTGCAGGTGCTGTACAGGAAACAGTTGATTATCTCAACTCAGAAGGAAAGAGAGTAGGTGTACTCATTGTTCGCCTGTATCGTCCATTCTCTATTGAAGCATTTATCAAAGCAATTCCTAAATCTGTAGTGGCAATTGCTG carries:
- a CDS encoding rhodanese-like domain-containing protein; the protein is METKQTMVNEICPTTTQSWVKKGALLVDVRERDEVEQLAYDVPAIVNIPLSEFEVRYTELPFDKDLVMVCRGGGRSLRAAGFLLNNGYDPGKVVNMQHGIIRWAQKGFPTKGDTTTVLGTNTNSGCCSTSTAKTPSDNSSCCDSPNSDGSACC
- a CDS encoding TM0996/MTH895 family glutaredoxin-like protein — encoded protein: MNIKVLGPGCPKCKTTYNNVLEALKQTGIEADVTKIEDIEEMMKYNVLTTPVLMIDDVAKVKGRIADVNEIKQLLKQ
- a CDS encoding winged helix-turn-helix transcriptional regulator, whose translation is MQRTTTEINYTAKEEALARYAKALSHPIRIRILNFLEKQACCFTGQLTEEIPMAQSTISQHLKELKDAGLIQGDVMPPRVKYCINQKAWDEAKKVFATFFE